One Heyndrickxia oleronia genomic window, AATTCCTCAATGGTTACCTTAATTTTCGGTCCAATTTCTTTAATACGTCGTGGAACATGAACACTCCATGTTTTGTCACGAAGGAATCGTTTAATTTCGCCAATAATCGTCGGGATGGCAAATGATTCAAAGCTTTTTCCATAGGATTCATCATAACGTCGAATTGCACCTAGTAAACCTAATATTCCAACCTGAAAAATATCCTCGTGATAAGACCTTCCTTTTGAATATTTTCGTGCAATGGAGTCCACTAATTTTTCATAGTGTAATACAAGATCATTCTGTGCGTTTTGATCTTCATTCTCTTGAAATAATTTAATTAAATGATTTATATGTTCTTTTCCAAACTGACTAGGTTGAGACAATTTGGGCATCAGTCTCCACCTGCTCTCCCTCGAGGTATTTGGTCATTATGACCGTTACCCCTTCCTTATAGTGAATTTTCACTTCATCCATAAGACTTTCAATTAGATAAAGACCAAGACCTCCTTCACGCATAAACTCCACGGTTTCACTTTCTAAATATGGTCCGGTCTTTTCCTTTGTCTTTCCTACATCGAAGCTTTTTCCTTGATCAGCAACTTTAATTTCTAATTTGTCTTCATACACACTAAAACCTATAATAATTTCTTTACTTGGATTCCCTTTATATGCATGTTGAACTGCGTTTGTAATTGCTTCACTAGTTGCAATCTTTAAGTCTTCGATCATCTCATAAGCAAAACCCATACGACTAGCAATACCTGAAATTGTTAATCGAATAACACCTATATATTCAGGTTTTGCAGGAATTTTCATTTCGATGCAATCGAATGCCTCCACCATTAAACGCCACCTTCTACCTCGGTATTAATATCCATAATCTTTGATAAACCAGTAATATCAAATAATCGTTCGATCCTGCTTGTTAATCCATTTAAACTTAGTTTGCCTTCATTCGTTCGGAGACCTTTAAACAAGCCAACAAAGACACCCAGGCCTGTACTATCCATATAGGAAACTCCCGATAAATCTATCGACATTTCGATTCCATGTTTATCGTTAAACGGTATAAGTGCTTCTCTAAGCTTTGGCGCAGTATACGCATCGATTTCACCATTAATTTTCGCAAAAACGTGGTTATCTATTTCTTGTATATCGATGGAAATATTCATCACGTTCACCTCATTTTAAATCTTTTTCTCTTTGATATACTTTCTTTACCCTTAATAACATATTTATAAACT contains:
- the rsbW gene encoding anti-sigma B factor RsbW produces the protein MVEAFDCIEMKIPAKPEYIGVIRLTISGIASRMGFAYEMIEDLKIATSEAITNAVQHAYKGNPSKEIIIGFSVYEDKLEIKVADQGKSFDVGKTKEKTGPYLESETVEFMREGGLGLYLIESLMDEVKIHYKEGVTVIMTKYLEGEQVETDAQIVST
- a CDS encoding anti-sigma factor antagonist: MNISIDIQEIDNHVFAKINGEIDAYTAPKLREALIPFNDKHGIEMSIDLSGVSYMDSTGLGVFVGLFKGLRTNEGKLSLNGLTSRIERLFDITGLSKIMDINTEVEGGV